In Sodalis ligni, a single genomic region encodes these proteins:
- the tamB gene encoding autotransporter assembly complex protein TamB produces MSRGRKIGLSVLAFIILLAGTLVFFIGTAGGLHLLIKGAARWVPGLEIAHVSGGWRDLTVTGLKYRMPGMTVGAKQFRLSLNPACLRHSELCLDNLSLQDVDIDVKTAALAPPGPAAAEPQDSGQTVSTPYPLILRHLALSNVRIRIDDTQVTLGSLESGIDFRANNLTVAPTHIDGLLVALPKAVEVVAEQAGKQLVQTEQQKQESARAALEKARRQPSPEAAFKAFFAQPLLPDLPDVHLPLNVRLEGLHGENLRLTGDVDFLISAMDLRGAVQDGHATLERLNVNSPQGLLNASGSAQLGGGWPLALTLNSSVNSAPLRGEKIRLTLDGGLRENLSAALNFSGPVKAQIKLQTRLAQTGLPLSLTVDSPGVQWPLVGQPQYQARNLSLSMTGKAVDYTLSMAASLSGEGLPPAELSLAGKGTTAQFILSRLHIAALRGQADITGLADWSNAVSWRTELTLSGIDTAGQWPDWPARLDGKLSVLGSLHGGSWQLRVPELRLDGEVKQNRVTARGSLSGNDAGQWHVSALRLALGRNSLTVNGDLNNQLALDAVIDAPNLNGTLPGLGGTAAGTLSVRGERLSPQVTANLTAAGLRWQDLRIRRIALNGRLQSRDIVGGNLNLDVDQLQQGAVSVRRMTLALTGDERAHQLRLNLQGEPVSGGLTLNGGYDRRQQRWRGTLSQTQFGSPVGEWRLSRPMTLDYQQQAQNVVIGPHCWQNANAQLCVPANIQLGASGQAAVLLNRFDLAMLKPFLPAATTLGGVFSGRAQVSWQPGGSLPKASIVLTGNGIKARQNIQGGVLPVDFDRVTLNAGLENDRATLNWHIGITGNGQFSGQVQIADPRNRRALSGVITVNNLSLSLINPLLSGSDHAAGMLNANLRLGGSAMQPQLYGRLSLDRVIIRSNQLPFAMTESQLAMTFDGTSSALQGVIRTTSGQLNLSGNANWSRINAWNARIAARGNRVRITLPPMVRLDVSPDITVEAAPQVLTLNGSVAVPWARIVVQKLPESAVAVSPDEVILDAQLQPVAEREVGMSINSNMKIHVGNDVRLDAFGLKARLQGDLNVIQDKQGLGLHGQISIPYGRFNAYSQDLIIRRGLLIFSGPPAQPMLNIEAIRNPDSTADGVTAGVRVTGMADQPRIDVFTDPVKSQQEALSYLLRGQGLNTPGADSSMMTSMLIGMGVAQTGQLVGKIGAAFGVSNLTLDTQGVGDESQVVVSGNLTPGLQVKYGVGIYDSLATLTLRYRLMPRLYLEAVSGLNQALDLLYQFEF; encoded by the coding sequence ATGAGCCGGGGAAGGAAAATCGGGCTGAGCGTGCTGGCGTTTATTATTCTGCTGGCGGGCACTCTGGTTTTTTTTATAGGCACCGCCGGCGGGTTGCATCTGCTGATCAAAGGCGCCGCGCGCTGGGTGCCGGGCCTGGAGATAGCCCATGTCAGCGGCGGCTGGCGGGATTTGACCGTCACCGGCCTGAAATATCGGATGCCCGGCATGACGGTGGGCGCCAAACAATTCCGTCTTTCGCTTAATCCCGCCTGTCTTCGCCACAGTGAATTATGCCTCGATAACCTGTCCCTGCAGGATGTGGATATTGATGTGAAAACGGCGGCATTGGCTCCGCCAGGGCCTGCCGCCGCCGAACCGCAGGATAGCGGCCAGACCGTCAGCACGCCTTATCCGCTTATTTTGCGCCATCTGGCCCTGAGCAATGTCCGGATTCGCATAGATGATACCCAGGTCACCCTCGGCAGTCTTGAAAGCGGCATTGATTTTCGCGCCAATAACCTGACGGTGGCGCCGACCCATATCGATGGTTTGCTGGTCGCGTTGCCCAAGGCCGTCGAGGTCGTGGCGGAACAGGCCGGCAAACAGCTGGTCCAAACCGAGCAGCAAAAGCAAGAGAGCGCCAGGGCAGCGCTGGAAAAGGCCCGGCGGCAGCCGTCGCCGGAAGCGGCATTCAAGGCCTTTTTCGCCCAACCGCTGCTGCCTGATTTGCCCGATGTCCATTTGCCGCTGAATGTTCGGCTGGAGGGGCTGCATGGGGAAAACCTACGCTTGACCGGCGATGTGGATTTCCTCATCTCGGCCATGGATTTGCGCGGCGCCGTACAGGACGGCCACGCCACTCTTGAACGATTGAACGTCAATTCGCCCCAGGGCCTGCTCAACGCCAGCGGTTCCGCGCAGCTGGGCGGCGGCTGGCCGCTGGCGCTGACCCTCAATTCTTCCGTGAACAGCGCGCCCCTGAGGGGCGAAAAAATCCGGCTGACCCTAGACGGAGGCCTGCGGGAAAATCTCAGCGCGGCGCTGAATTTTTCCGGGCCGGTAAAAGCGCAGATAAAGCTGCAAACGCGTCTGGCCCAAACCGGCCTGCCGCTGTCGCTGACCGTCGACAGTCCCGGCGTGCAATGGCCGCTCGTCGGACAGCCGCAGTATCAGGCGCGTAATCTGTCGCTGAGCATGACCGGCAAGGCGGTGGATTACACCCTGTCCATGGCGGCATCGTTAAGCGGAGAAGGCCTGCCGCCGGCGGAGCTGTCATTGGCGGGTAAAGGTACTACCGCACAGTTTATCTTGTCTCGTTTGCACATTGCGGCCCTGCGGGGCCAGGCGGATATCACCGGTCTGGCGGACTGGAGCAATGCCGTCAGCTGGCGCACCGAGCTGACGCTCTCCGGCATCGATACCGCCGGACAATGGCCGGACTGGCCCGCCCGTCTCGACGGCAAATTATCGGTGCTGGGCAGTTTGCACGGCGGAAGCTGGCAACTGCGTGTACCGGAGCTCCGGCTGGATGGCGAGGTTAAGCAGAACCGGGTGACCGCCAGAGGATCCCTTAGCGGCAATGACGCCGGACAATGGCATGTTTCCGCGTTGCGGCTGGCGTTGGGACGCAACAGCCTGACGGTGAACGGTGATTTGAACAATCAGCTGGCGCTGGACGCCGTTATCGATGCGCCGAATCTGAATGGGACCTTGCCCGGCCTGGGAGGAACCGCGGCCGGCACCCTGAGCGTGCGGGGCGAAAGGCTATCGCCGCAGGTCACCGCCAATCTGACCGCCGCCGGCCTGCGCTGGCAGGATCTGCGGATTCGGCGCATCGCCTTGAACGGTCGCCTGCAATCCCGCGATATCGTGGGCGGCAATCTCAATCTGGACGTTGATCAGCTACAGCAAGGGGCCGTTAGCGTGCGCCGGATGACGCTGGCCCTGACCGGCGACGAACGGGCCCACCAGCTACGGCTGAACCTGCAGGGGGAGCCGGTATCGGGCGGGCTGACGCTGAACGGCGGTTACGATCGCCGGCAGCAGCGCTGGCGCGGCACCCTGAGCCAGACGCAGTTCGGCAGCCCGGTGGGGGAGTGGCGGTTAAGCCGCCCGATGACCCTTGATTATCAACAGCAGGCGCAAAACGTCGTTATCGGCCCCCACTGCTGGCAAAATGCCAACGCGCAGCTTTGCGTGCCCGCCAATATCCAGTTGGGGGCCAGCGGGCAGGCCGCCGTGCTCCTTAACCGTTTTGATCTGGCGATGCTCAAACCGTTCCTGCCGGCGGCCACCACGCTGGGAGGGGTATTCAGCGGCCGCGCGCAGGTGAGCTGGCAACCGGGGGGCAGCCTGCCCAAGGCCAGCATTGTCTTGACGGGCAACGGTATCAAGGCGCGGCAAAACATTCAGGGCGGAGTGCTGCCGGTGGACTTCGACCGTGTTACTCTCAATGCCGGACTGGAAAACGACCGCGCCACGCTGAACTGGCACATCGGCATTACCGGCAACGGGCAATTCAGCGGACAGGTGCAGATAGCGGATCCCCGTAACCGGCGCGCGCTTTCCGGCGTTATTACTGTCAACAATCTTTCCCTGTCGCTGATAAATCCGTTATTGTCAGGCTCGGATCATGCCGCGGGTATGCTTAACGCCAATCTCCGTCTTGGCGGCAGCGCTATGCAACCGCAGCTTTATGGCCGGCTGAGCCTGGACCGGGTTATCATCCGCAGCAATCAGTTGCCGTTCGCCATGACCGAAAGCCAGCTGGCCATGACGTTTGACGGCACCAGCTCGGCCTTGCAAGGGGTCATTCGCACTACCAGCGGGCAGCTCAACTTAAGCGGCAATGCCAACTGGAGCCGTATCAATGCCTGGAACGCCCGCATCGCCGCCCGGGGGAACCGGGTGAGGATCACCCTGCCGCCGATGGTGCGGCTGGACGTATCGCCGGATATTACGGTGGAGGCCGCGCCACAGGTGCTGACCCTCAACGGCAGCGTCGCCGTGCCCTGGGCGCGGATCGTGGTGCAGAAACTGCCTGAAAGCGCAGTGGCGGTCTCCCCGGATGAAGTCATCCTCGATGCTCAATTACAGCCGGTGGCCGAGCGGGAGGTGGGGATGTCCATCAACAGTAATATGAAGATTCACGTGGGCAATGACGTGCGATTAGACGCTTTCGGCCTTAAAGCGCGGCTGCAGGGCGATCTTAATGTGATCCAGGATAAACAGGGGCTGGGCCTGCACGGACAAATCTCTATTCCCTACGGACGATTTAATGCTTATAGTCAGGACCTGATCATTCGTCGAGGGCTGTTGATCTTTTCCGGTCCGCCGGCGCAGCCCATGCTGAATATCGAAGCCATCCGCAACCCCGATTCCACCGCGGACGGCGTTACCGCCGGGGTTCGTGTCACCGGCATGGCGGATCAGCCGCGCATCGACGTGTTCACCGACCCGGTGAAATCGCAGCAGGAGGCCCTTTCTTACCTGCTGCGGGGCCAGGGGCTGAATACGCCTGGTGCCGACAGTAGTATGATGACATCCATGTTGATCGGTATGGGCGTGGCGCAGACCGGGCAACTGGTAGGCAAAATCGGCGCGGCGTTCGGCGTCAGTAATTTGACCCTGGATACCCAGGGCGTGGGTGATGAATCCCAGGTTGTGGTGAGCGGTAACCTCACCCCGGGATTGCAGGTTAAATACGGTGTCGGTATTTACGATTCATTGGCAACGCTAACGCTACGTTATCGTTTAATGCCTAGACTTTATCTGGAAGCGGTGTCTGGACTTAACCAGGCATTAGACTTGCTCTATCAGTTTGAGTTTTAA